The following proteins come from a genomic window of Bacteroidota bacterium:
- the murA gene encoding UDP-N-acetylglucosamine 1-carboxyvinyltransferase, protein MGAFEIRGGKPLKGELTPQGAKNEALQILCAVLLTPEKIEIDNIPDIVDVNKLIDLLKDLGVKVQKNGPNKYTFQADNIDINYLNSDLFKKKGSSLRGSIMIIGPLLARFGIGYIPRPGGDKIGRRRLDTHFIGFEKLGAKFIYDPKESFYKVEAKNLKGCYMLLDEASVTGTANIVMAAVLAQGTTTIYNAACEPYLQQLCKMLNSMGADISGVGSNLLSINGVESLKGCSHRILPDMIEIGSFIGLAAMTGSEITIKDVSFDNLGVIPDVFKKLGIKLERRGDDIFIPAQSNYEIETFIDGSIMTIADAPWPGFTPDLLSIVLVVATQARGSVLIHQKMFESRLFFVDKLIDMGAQIILCDPHRATVIGLNKQNKLKGISMTSPDIRAGVSLLIAALSAEGKSTIHNIEQIDRGYENIDKRLQALGADIVRIP, encoded by the coding sequence ATGGGAGCATTTGAAATCAGGGGTGGAAAACCTTTAAAGGGTGAGCTAACTCCCCAGGGAGCAAAAAACGAAGCATTACAAATTCTTTGTGCAGTTTTATTAACACCTGAAAAAATAGAAATTGACAATATACCTGACATTGTTGATGTAAATAAGTTAATTGACCTATTAAAGGATCTTGGAGTAAAAGTTCAAAAGAACGGTCCTAACAAATATACTTTCCAGGCAGACAATATTGATATTAACTACCTTAATTCAGATCTTTTTAAAAAGAAAGGATCTTCTTTAAGAGGTTCGATAATGATTATTGGTCCTTTACTTGCCCGGTTCGGAATAGGTTATATTCCTCGCCCGGGAGGAGATAAAATAGGAAGAAGAAGGCTTGACACTCATTTCATCGGATTTGAAAAACTTGGTGCGAAATTTATTTACGACCCCAAAGAGAGTTTCTATAAGGTGGAGGCCAAAAATTTAAAAGGCTGTTATATGTTATTAGACGAGGCCTCGGTAACCGGCACCGCAAATATAGTTATGGCAGCAGTTTTAGCACAAGGTACCACAACAATTTACAATGCCGCATGTGAGCCTTATCTTCAGCAATTGTGCAAAATGCTAAATAGCATGGGCGCGGATATTTCAGGTGTTGGCTCAAACTTATTAAGCATAAATGGAGTTGAATCATTAAAGGGATGTTCTCACAGAATTCTTCCGGACATGATAGAAATAGGTAGCTTTATAGGACTAGCTGCAATGACAGGATCGGAAATTACTATAAAGGATGTATCTTTTGATAATTTAGGAGTAATTCCGGATGTATTTAAAAAACTTGGCATAAAACTTGAAAGAAGGGGTGATGATATTTTCATACCTGCACAAAGCAATTATGAGATTGAAACTTTTATTGATGGTTCAATTATGACAATAGCAGATGCTCCATGGCCAGGTTTTACACCTGATTTATTAAGTATTGTTCTTGTTGTGGCAACACAAGCAAGGGGAAGCGTATTGATTCATCAAAAGATGTTTGAGAGCCGTTTGTTTTTTGTTGATAAATTAATTGACATGGGTGCGCAAATCATTTTGTGTGATCCTCACAGGGCAACTGTAATAGGCTTAAATAAACAAAATAAATTAAAAGGAATATCAATGACATCTCCTGATATAAGGGCTGGTGTTTCTCTTCTAATAGCGGCTTTATCCGCAGAGGGAAAAAGCACTATCCATAATATTGAGCAAATTGACAGGGGTTATGAAAACATTGATAAAAGATTGCAAGCTCTTGGGGCTGATATTGTAAGAATTCCATAG
- a CDS encoding TlpA family protein disulfide reductase, with product MKNINLYFAITAISILAYSFVYKPSTQNALKIGDKAPELNYKNPEGKEISLSSLKGNLVLIDFWASWCGPCRKENPSVVMAYEKFKDSKFKNAKGFKIYNVSLDTQKNAWVNAIEKDNLSWPYHVSDLGGWNSEAATKYGIISIPTNYLIDEKGIVLAKNLRGANLIVELEKHLKE from the coding sequence ATGAAAAATATTAATTTATATTTTGCGATCACTGCCATTTCGATTTTGGCCTACAGTTTTGTTTACAAACCCTCAACTCAAAACGCTTTAAAAATCGGAGACAAGGCACCTGAATTGAATTATAAAAATCCTGAGGGAAAGGAAATTTCCTTATCATCCTTAAAAGGTAATTTAGTATTAATTGACTTCTGGGCATCCTGGTGTGGACCATGTAGGAAGGAAAACCCAAGTGTGGTAATGGCTTATGAAAAATTCAAAGATTCAAAATTTAAAAATGCCAAGGGATTTAAAATTTACAATGTTTCACTGGATACTCAAAAAAATGCCTGGGTGAACGCAATTGAAAAAGATAATTTATCCTGGCCTTATCACGTTAGTGATTTAGGAGGGTGGAATTCTGAAGCAGCTACCAAATATGGCATAATATCTATTCCAACGAATTATTTGATAGATGAAAAAGGTATTGTTTTAGCCAAGAATTTAAGAGGAGCAAATTTAATAGTTGAATTGGAAAAACACCTGAAAGAATAG
- the grpE gene encoding nucleotide exchange factor GrpE translates to MKSHEKTSKEDDLNQTDSHTEQESNTNTEENEGNGNVNDPQAKIKELEEKLVEQNDKFLRLYSEFDNYRKRTSKERIEVINTAGIEIISTLLPVVDDFERAIKSMDQASDIESIKEGIILIYNKLLHSLTRKGLEPMKTIGEPFDAELHEAITNIPAPSKDMVEKVVDEVEKGYLLNGKVIRYAKVVVGN, encoded by the coding sequence ATGAAATCGCACGAAAAAACATCAAAAGAAGATGACTTGAATCAAACTGATTCTCATACAGAACAAGAAAGCAATACGAATACAGAAGAAAATGAGGGGAATGGTAATGTAAACGATCCACAAGCGAAAATAAAAGAATTAGAAGAAAAGCTTGTTGAACAAAACGATAAATTCCTTAGGCTATATTCAGAATTTGATAATTACAGAAAACGAACAAGTAAAGAGAGAATAGAAGTAATAAATACAGCTGGAATTGAGATTATTTCAACTCTGCTTCCTGTAGTTGATGATTTTGAAAGAGCGATTAAATCCATGGACCAGGCCTCAGACATTGAATCAATTAAAGAAGGGATAATATTAATTTACAATAAACTTTTACATTCTCTTACACGCAAGGGATTAGAGCCAATGAAAACCATAGGAGAACCTTTTGATGCAGAACTTCATGAAGCTATTACTAATATTCCAGCACCTTCTAAAGATATGGTAGAAAAAGTAGTAGATGAAGTTGAAAAGGGCTACTTACTAAATGGTAAAGTTATACGTTATGCTAAGGTTGTAGTTGGAAATTAA
- the dnaJ gene encoding molecular chaperone DnaJ has protein sequence MSKRDYYEVLGVSKDASADEIKKAYRKLALKFHPDKNPDDKGAEEKFKEAAQAYEVLSHAEKKSKYDRFGHAGVGGSSGGGAGYGGMNMEDIFSQFGDIFGGFGGGGGFSQSSRGGGRRVNRGSNIRIKVKLTLEEIVNGVEKKVKVNKLIACNTCSGTGAKNSSSYSTCSTCGGSGHVTRITNTILGQMQTSATCPTCEGEGRIIAEKCNSCHGEGVVRGEEVIKINIPAGVGEGMQLSMSGKGNAAKRGGIPGDLIIAIEEIEDENLKRDGNNLFYDLYIGFADAALGTSVEIPTVEGKAKVKIDPGTQAGKMLRLKAKGLPGVNSYGRGDLIVNINIWVPKTLSKEEQKILEQLRTAENFKPQPDKREKSLFSRMREYFD, from the coding sequence ATGTCAAAAAGAGATTACTATGAAGTGTTGGGTGTTTCAAAAGACGCATCAGCAGATGAAATAAAAAAAGCATACCGTAAACTTGCCTTAAAATTCCATCCGGATAAGAACCCGGACGATAAGGGGGCAGAAGAAAAATTTAAAGAGGCAGCTCAAGCATATGAAGTATTAAGTCATGCTGAGAAAAAAAGTAAATATGATCGTTTTGGCCATGCCGGAGTTGGAGGAAGTAGTGGCGGTGGCGCAGGTTATGGAGGAATGAATATGGAGGATATATTCAGTCAGTTTGGTGATATCTTTGGTGGGTTTGGTGGAGGTGGAGGATTTAGTCAAAGTTCAAGAGGAGGCGGCAGAAGGGTGAACAGGGGTTCAAACATCCGAATAAAAGTAAAGTTAACACTTGAGGAAATTGTTAACGGTGTAGAAAAAAAGGTGAAAGTAAACAAACTTATTGCCTGTAATACTTGTAGCGGAACCGGGGCAAAAAACTCTTCTTCCTATTCTACCTGTTCAACATGCGGAGGCTCAGGGCATGTTACCCGGATTACGAATACAATTCTTGGACAAATGCAGACTTCTGCAACCTGCCCAACTTGTGAGGGAGAAGGCAGGATTATTGCTGAAAAATGCAATTCCTGTCATGGAGAAGGAGTGGTAAGGGGTGAAGAAGTAATAAAAATCAATATTCCTGCCGGAGTTGGTGAAGGAATGCAATTGTCAATGAGTGGAAAAGGAAATGCCGCCAAACGCGGTGGAATTCCAGGAGATTTAATAATTGCAATTGAAGAAATTGAGGATGAAAATCTGAAAAGAGATGGCAACAATTTATTTTATGATCTTTATATAGGATTTGCTGATGCAGCCTTGGGAACTAGTGTTGAAATACCAACAGTAGAAGGAAAAGCCAAGGTTAAAATAGATCCTGGAACACAAGCAGGCAAAATGCTAAGGCTTAAAGCAAAAGGATTGCCTGGGGTAAATAGTTATGGCAGAGGAGATTTAATAGTAAACATTAATATATGGGTACCCAAAACCCTAAGTAAAGAAGAGCAGAAAATACTTGAGCAATTAAGAACTGCTGAAAACTTTAAACCACAACCAGACAAAAGGGAAAAAAGCCTTTTTAGCCGAATGAGAGAATATTTTGATTAA
- a CDS encoding ABC transporter ATP-binding protein: protein MEILRADNIVKKYAGHTALDNVSLQIPKQSIFGLLGPNGAGKTSLIRIINQITAPDSGEIYFDGEKLKPHHIAQIGYLPEERGLYKKMEVGEQVLYLAQLKGLSKSEATKKLKYWFKKFEITPWWNKKVEELSKGMAQKVQFIVTVLHEPKLLILDEPFSGFDPINANLIRDEINELKEQGTTVIFSTHNMGSVEELCDYIALIHHSKKILDGSVKDIRNAFKSNTYEIEFSGNLLGFTNALWTGFELTDVKTEGEMHKAKVKLLGGRKLNDLIHAVLPVVQIHSVHELIPNMNDIFISKVQNKIGVPLSNTEKANSFTE, encoded by the coding sequence ATGGAAATTCTACGAGCAGATAATATTGTTAAAAAATATGCTGGACACACCGCTTTGGATAATGTGAGCCTGCAAATTCCTAAACAAAGTATATTTGGCCTACTTGGGCCCAATGGGGCAGGTAAAACTTCCTTAATTCGAATTATTAATCAAATAACTGCTCCTGATAGTGGCGAGATTTATTTTGACGGGGAAAAACTCAAGCCCCATCATATTGCACAAATAGGTTATTTGCCAGAAGAAAGGGGTTTGTATAAAAAAATGGAGGTTGGCGAACAGGTATTATACCTGGCGCAATTAAAGGGCCTTAGCAAAAGCGAGGCTACAAAAAAGTTAAAATACTGGTTCAAAAAATTCGAGATTACCCCTTGGTGGAATAAAAAGGTTGAGGAATTGTCGAAGGGAATGGCCCAGAAAGTTCAATTTATAGTGACTGTATTGCATGAACCCAAATTACTGATACTTGATGAGCCATTTAGTGGGTTTGATCCCATTAATGCTAATTTAATAAGGGATGAAATAAACGAATTAAAAGAACAAGGAACTACGGTTATCTTTTCCACCCATAATATGGGATCAGTTGAAGAATTATGTGATTATATTGCCTTAATTCATCATTCAAAAAAAATACTTGACGGTTCCGTGAAAGACATTCGAAATGCTTTCAAATCCAATACATATGAAATAGAGTTTTCAGGCAACCTATTAGGCTTTACCAATGCTTTATGGACAGGATTTGAATTAACGGATGTAAAAACAGAGGGAGAAATGCATAAGGCGAAGGTGAAACTTTTGGGAGGGCGTAAACTAAATGACTTAATACATGCGGTTTTACCTGTAGTGCAGATTCATTCTGTACATGAATTAATCCCTAACATGAATGATATTTTTATTTCTAAGGTGCAAAACAAAATAGGAGTTCCCTTATCAAATACTGAAAAAGCAAATTCATTTACAGAATAA